In the Halorubrum ruber genome, GGAGCTACCTCTACGGACAGGGCGGCGGCGTGAACCTCGGTATCGTCGCCCCGCTGCTGTTCGGGAGCGCGCTGGGCGCGCGCGTCGGCTCGGCCGCGACCGCCGTCGTCGACTCCGACGAGATCAAGGTGTACTTCGGCGGGATGCTGCTGGTCGGCTCCATCGCCGTAGGCATCGGCGAAGTGGGCTCGTACCTCGGTAACCCGACGCTCGAACTGATCGGATTAGTGCTCGTCATCGGCGCGGCGGTCGCCGTCGCGTTCGCGGTCCTCTACACGACGGTCACCTCGCTCCGCGTGACGCGGCAACAGCAGACGTCCGCCGCGGACTGAAGGGCCCCGCATCGGTCCGCGAGAGCGGAATTGTGTTTATTTCACAACAGTATCGCGAGTCCGGTCGCCGTCGTCCCTCACAGCCCCTCTTCGCCGCCCTCCTGCGTGAGGATGACGACCATCGAGAGCCCGGAGATGAGGAGTAAGATGAGCGTCGGCACGACCGCGTACTGGTAGAGCGCGGTCGACTGCGCGCGCCAGATCTGGGTGACGATCGTGTCGAAGCCGGACGGGCGGAGAACGAGGGTGACGGGGAGCTCCTTCATCGTCGTGAGGAACACGAGCGCGGCCCCGGCGACGATCCCGGACCGGGTGAGCGGGAACGTGACGCGGCGGAACGCGCCGGTCGGCGACTCGCCGAGCGTGCGCCCGGCCTCGACGAGCCGTCGGTCGACCTGGAGGATCGACGTCCGGGTGGAGCCCACCGCCTGCGGGAGGAACCGGACGACGTACGCGAAGATCAGTAGCGGCAGCGTCTGGTAGATCCACGGCGCGTACCCGGAGCCGAAGTACACCAACGCGAGCGCTAACACGATGCCGGGGACCGCGAAGCCCACGTACGTCGCGCGCTCGAAGACGACCGCGAGCGGCGAGTCGTGGTTCGCGGCGAAGTACGCGATGGGGATGGCGGCGAGCGCGGCGACGACCGCGGCGGCCGCCGAGACCGACACCGAGTTGAGCACCTGTATCGGCTCGAACGCGAGCGAGGGACGGCGTCCGGCCTCCGAGTTGACCAGCCACAGCCCGAGGATCCACAGCGGCACTAAGAGCGCGAACGCGGACACGCCGGCGGGGAGCAGCGTCGCCGGCCACCGCCACCGCCCGAGCGACACGCGGTCGTCGGTCCGGCCCGCGTCGTCGCCGCTCGTCTCCCGGTCCGAGCGGACCGCCCACTCTAAGGCGAGCACGAGGACCACCACGACGAGCAGCTGGAGGGAGAGCAGCGCGGCGTAGTCGCGGCCGAACGCGTTGTACTCGACGTATATCTGCCGGGTGAACACCGGGAGCCGCATAATCGACGGGGTACCGAAGTCCGAGACCGCGTACAG is a window encoding:
- a CDS encoding ABC transporter permease, with the translated sequence MSLRTRIRDRLTDGDDRLPIGLTLLCAAIAATLVFPLAWLVIEAVAVERERAVDLLFSAGTADVLVNSLLLMAGVTAASILIGVPLAYLTARTDLPFRRFWSVAAALPLVVPSYVGAFSFVSAFGPQGEFHEVLAPLGVERVPEVSGLSGSILVITLYTYPYVYLTTRAALLSFDTTLLEAARTLNHGRIAAFRRVTLPTIRPAIAAGSLLAALYAVSDFGTPSIMRLPVFTRQIYVEYNAFGRDYAALLSLQLLVVVVLVLALEWAVRSDRETSGDDAGRTDDRVSLGRWRWPATLLPAGVSAFALLVPLWILGLWLVNSEAGRRPSLAFEPIQVLNSVSVSAAAAVVAALAAIPIAYFAANHDSPLAVVFERATYVGFAVPGIVLALALVYFGSGYAPWIYQTLPLLIFAYVVRFLPQAVGSTRTSILQVDRRLVEAGRTLGESPTGAFRRVTFPLTRSGIVAGAALVFLTTMKELPVTLVLRPSGFDTIVTQIWRAQSTALYQYAVVPTLILLLISGLSMVVILTQEGGEEGL